AGTTAATCTATAGAGGAAGAATTCTGTGTTTTTGACCCCTCTAAATTGTAATCTAAAGGCTTTGATTTTGGCATTGAAAGATTCTGCCGCTGCATTAGTACTTCTATTAATGAAGTAATTCAATATTGATCTATAGTTAAGCCTGATAGAGTTTGCTATGGTATTAAAAGCCTTGTATGCTGTTTGTTCTACATCTTTATACCAATGCGCTAGTTTTGTATAAGCGACTTGTATTGAGTTTGCTGTGTTGAAGATATTTCTAAGTCCTTGTACGAGCTTAAAAGCTGTTTTGATATCAGGATATCTTTTAAAGAGGATGTTAGCTCTTACTCTTTGATCTTCTGTCCAATTACTTGGTGCTTTGTAGAGTAAGTATCTGCTTCTAGCCAAGAGTTGCTTTATGGTATCTCCATTTTCTAATATTTCAGGGTAATATTCTTTGTTATTGGTTTTGGCAAGTTTGATCCGTTCATTTTCTGTATCTATGGCTTCCCATCGATGTTTGATCCTAATTTCTTGAAGTGCTTCTAGAGCTAGTTTCTGTACATGGAATCTATCGGTTACTTGTATGGCTTTGGGGAAACACCGTTTGGCAATCAGCTTCATGGAGTTCGCCATATCTAGGGTAATTTCTCTGACCTTGTTTCTTTTCGCAGATGAGATTTTAAATAGGTGTTTGATAATAGGTTCGCTTTGGTAGTAGCTATGATCGCCACAATACTTCCTTTCTTTCCTTTAGCTTTTTTATTGGTAACGATGGTGTAGAGTTCTCCTTTTGATAAGGCTACTTCGTCGATAGATAATCGAGTTCCTATATTCTCAGGGAAGATCAACCACTCTTTGGCATGAGACTTTTCCTTCCACTGTTTAAACTCACTCAAATAATCTCGATACTGCCTTTGGAACTTCTTCCCATTCACGCCATAGATTCTTGCAATGGTTTTGCAATCACTCTTCTCAGTATCGACTAATCTCTTTTAAAAAAGCAGCAAACTCACCTGTCATGCGAGTTCCCTGAGCTACTAGATTCCAATCTCTTTGAATGATTTGCCTAGTCTCTTTATCTAACCATCTACGTCGCCTTACGTGAAGATACACAGTGTTTCCACGCAAAGGAAAGTCTTCAATAGTAATCTCTTTGTGGAAACCATGAGCAATTACATTAGGATTTATGACTTCTTTAGGAACAACATTACGCTCTTCAAAATACAAATGAAGTTCCTCATTTCGATGAGTGTGTCTTACCAAATCAAAATGTTCTACGAGCATCTCAGGTAAGATGAATTTTAAAAGGTCTAAGGATAATTCCAATCTCTGTTTTTTTTTACAAAGATCAAAACTTTAATTCAATCCACACAAAACTTTTGACCCTGATCCCTAATTGCTTCGTTTCACTCGCAAAGACACACTTCATTCAATCTTCAATTAACAATTAATCTTCATCTGAACTCACACACAACTTTTGTGACTGATCCATTTTTAGATGCGGATAATGACGGTTTTGAAGATTTGTATGTAAGTGGAAGTTTAGACGGATCTAATGACGGTTTTTTGCCATCGGCATTCTATCATAATCAGGGAAATGAAACGTTTACTATTCCTTCAAATATCGGTTTTGCAAATGATACCCGGGAAAGTTATTCCAATGCTATAGGAGATATTAATAATGATGGAAAACCCGATATTGTAGTTTCCAATGATACGGACCATAACTTCTTATGGAAAAATACAACAGTCAATTCAAATAATTGGTTAAAAATCAAATTAGCAGGAGTTAATGGAAATAAAGACGGAATAGGCAATAAAATAGAAATACATGCCAATGGTCAATCACAATATCGTTATACGGCTTGTGGCGAAGGATACTTGGGGCAAAATTCCTCGTATAAATTTGTCGGTATCGGAAATGCTGCTATTATTGATTATATAAAGGTTACCTGGAATCATAGTGGACAGGTGGAGACTCTCTATAACATTACTCCAAATCAGGCAATCACTATCCGGGAAGGCTCCGGAGTATTAGGTACTCCTGATGTTGCTTCTTCGGATTTTACTGTTTTCCCAAACCCAGGTTCTGAAGGGATCTTCGCAATTCGTTTTAATGAAGAATTTTCGAAGAAGCACATACAAATCTTTGATATTTCCGGGCGATTACTATTTTCT
This window of the Flavobacteriaceae bacterium genome carries:
- a CDS encoding T9SS type A sorting domain-containing protein, with the protein product MTDPFLDADNDGFEDLYVSGSLDGSNDGFLPSAFYHNQGNETFTIPSNIGFANDTRESYSNAIGDINNDGKPDIVVSNDTDHNFLWKNTTVNSNNWLKIKLAGVNGNKDGIGNKIEIHANGQSQYRYTACGEGYLGQNSSYKFVGIGNAAIIDYIKVTWNHSGQVETLYNITPNQAITIREGSGVLGTPDVASSDFTVFPNPGSEGIFAIRFNEEFSKKHIQIFDISGRLLFSFEKNTQSVRMDLSSYAKGVYFVKITSHTNLYKVVKLIHR
- a CDS encoding transposase, whose translation is MELSLDLLKFILPEMLVEHFDLVRHTHRNEELHLYFEERNVVPKEVINPNVIAHGFHKEITIEDFPLRGNTVYLHVRRRRWLDKETRQIIQRDWNLVAQGTRMTGEFAAFLKEISRY